A window of Candidatus Nitrospira allomarina genomic DNA:
AAAAACCACTCGACGCCGACCCGTTCCCGAAGTCATTGAAGAGCTGAAACGAGCCAAAGAATGGCTGCGCTCGGACATTATTGAACGAATCACCCGTGGGTCACTTTCCCACGCCTTAACAACGTCCCTGAAAATATGGGTAGGGTTGGAAGAAGGTTCGATTGTTGCTTTTGTGGATGACCTGCATAATAGTCATCGTGCCTACTGCCGTGACTTATGGCAGGCCCTGAAATCTCTCAATATTAAATGGGGCTGTCAGTCCACTCTCTTTCTTGGGGATGATCCTGAAATGGTACGATTGGCTGCCGATAGCGGTTGCGTATCGGTTTTTGTCGGGATGGAATCGTTGTCGGATGATTCGCTCGATGAAACCAACAAAGGATTCAACCAGGTGCGGAAATTTGAAAACCAAATTAAAATGTTTCATGACCATGGCATCATGGTGAACCCCGGTCTCGTGTTTGGATTTGACAATGATGACGAATCGGTATTTGAGACTGCCGTAGAATTTTTGACACGAAACAAAGTCGAATTGGCCTACTTTAATGTGTTGACCCCCCTTCCAGGGACGGCCTTGTTCGAACGCTTTAAGCAGGAGGGCCGGATCATTGATCAGGACTGGTCGAAGTATGACGGCAAGCATGTGGTATACACACCTAAACGTATGTCAGCGGAGCAATTACAGGAAGGATTTTTCTGGGCCAACCACCAGTTTTACTCCTGGCCCTGCATCTGGAAACGCATGGGGCATAAGAGCCCACGACTGATTCCCCGCCTTGAAATGAATTGGGAATTTCGAAAATTAATATACCGCACCACACCCAAAGGCGCTCTATCTCCCCTGGCTACAGTCTTAAAAAATCTGCAAACCAAGCTCCCGACATGTGAAACTCAGCAACTCGTTCCTAACGCTCTTCACCCTCAACCATCTCCTGATTCCTACCACCAGGAGCTCTGCTTGAAAATGAAAGCTCGTCGTCACGATGCCTTTGCGGCGTTGTTCATTGATTTGGAGGGAACATTAGACCACCTGAATGCCAAAGAACTATTAAAAAGAATTACACAAGCTGGACGTGAGGCCAAAATGGACATCGTAGTCAACTTTGAGCATATAAAACATGCGACTCCAAAAGCTATTTACACATTACTTGATGGGGAAATTCTCAGAGCCATCACCCCACACACAAAATTACGGTATCGAAACTTAAAAGAAGCTTTTCAATCTATTGTTTCCGAAATCGCTCATGAAAATTTGGACCTGTTTGATGAGGATATCCAGCATGCATGACTTTCACTACCAGGGGGACGGATTATTCTGTGAGGAGGTCCCCATTCGCCACATTACGGAACAGGTGGGTACTCCCTGTTACATTTATAGCCACCGGACATTGATTCGACATTTTCATGCTTTTGATCAAGCCTTCAGTGCCATTCCACATATCGTGGCCTTTGCCATGAAAGCCAATTCGAATCTGACCGTCTTGCGTCTCCTGGCCAAGGAAGGGTGTGGTGCAGACATCGTATCTGGTGGAGAACTTTTCCGGGCATTAACAGCCGGAATGGCACCCAACAAAATCGTCTTTGCCGGGGTCGGCAAATCCAAAGAAGAAATTCAATATGCATTAAAGTCTGATATTCTGATGTTCAATGTTGAATCTCCCGGTGAACTCCAGCAGATCAATGAGGTCGCTGGCTCCATGGGCCTTCGCGCCAAAGTGGCGTTACGCATCAATCCGGATATTGATCCACAAACCCATCCGTACATCTCTACCGGATTAAAAAAAAGCAAATTCGGAATTGGAGCGGACCGGGCACTTGAAGAATTTGATGCAGCTGGGAATCTTCCTCACATTGAAGTGGTAGGCGTTCATTCACATATTGGTTCCCAATTGACCCAGGTCACCCCATTTGTTGATGCCTTAAAAAAAGCTATCGCCTTAATTCAAACACTGCAAGCCAAAGGTGTCCACATTCAGTATCTCAACATAGGTGGAGGCCTTGGTATTACCTACTCGGACGAAACGCCTCCCCATCCCAAAGAGCTGGCTGAAGCTATTTCCCCGTTGCTACAATCCGTCTCATGCCAAATTATTATGGAACCGGGCCGGTCCATTGTTGGGAACGCGGGCATCTTGGTGACGAAAGTGCTGTATAACAAGGAAAGCGCGGACAAGCATTTTGTGATTGTTGATGCAGCAATGAATGATCTGTTACGACCAAGCTTATATGATGCCCACCACGATATTCAGCCGGTATTAAAAAAAGAGTCATCCGCAGTCAACACGGTTGATGTAGTTGGACCCATTTGTGAATCAGGAGACTTTTTAGCAAGAGATCGAAAAATGCCCCATTCTCAACCTGGGGATCTCCTGGCCGTCATGAGTGCCGGAGCGTATGGATTTACCATGGCTTCAAATTACAATTCCCGGCCACGCGTCCCCGAGGTGCTTGTGAAAGGGAAGGACATCACAGTCATTCGGAAACGAGAAAGCTACGATGACCTCATTCGAGGCGAAACCATTTCAGAAGCCTTCTCGAACTGATTCGATTTAAAGTCTTGTGTTGATTCGCCAAGGCGTTCGCCGTTTTGTCGTTACAAACACAAAAAATCCCAACACCAAAATATTGAGGTCAGAATTATGTTCAGCGGTTCGTTAGTCGCTATTGTCACCCCATTCTCAAAGGGAAATTTTGATGAAAAGGCCATGGCCGATCTCATCGAATCCCAAATTTCTTGTGGGACCCATGGCATTGTACCTTGTGGGACGACAGGCGAATCAGCCACCTTGACCCCTGAAGAGCATGAACGGGTCGTTTCATTCACCGTGGAAGTGGTGAATAAGCGGGTTCCTGTCATTGCCGGAACAGGCTCAAACTCTACCGATGAAGCCATTACTTTTACAAAACATGCCAAAGCCGTGGGTGCCGATGGGGCTTTGCTCATCACGCCGTATTACAATAAGCCCACACAGGAAGGGCTTTTTCGTCATTTCTCCGCCATCGCCAATGCTGTTAACTTACCCCAGATTCTTTACAATATTCCAGGGCGGACCAGCATCAACATGTTGCCGACCACGGTGAGCCGCTTGTCGGAGATTCAGAATATTATTGGCATCAAGGAAGGCAGTGGATCTCTCCAACAGGTGTCCGAAATTATACAACAATCCCGACCTGGCTTCCTTGTGCTCTCAGGGGATGATCCCTTGACACTCCCTATGATCGCCCTTGGCGGGAAAGGCGTGATCACCGTCACCGCCAACGTCGCCCCGACCGATATGGCAAACATGGTGAACGCTGCATTAAAAGGTGACTACGAAACAGCTAGACTCCTTCACTACAAACTTTCTCCTTTATTTGGAGCATTATTTTTGGAGACTAATCCCATTCCTGTGAAAGCGGCTCTATCCATGATGGGAAAAATGTCAGAAGAAGTTCGACTGCCGCTTACCCCGCTAACTGCGGAATTTCGACCTGCACTCCAAAAAGCCTTGCAACAAGCCGGAGTGCTCTGAGGAAAGAAAACACATGATTCGAACAATCATTACCGGCGCGGCCGGTCGAATGGGCATGCGATTAGTCGCATTAACTCGGGGCACCCCTGGACTACAGCTTTCCGGTGCAGTCGAAGTAAAAGGGCATCCCGCTATTGGAAAAGATGCTGGCGAAGTCGCCCAGATCGGGCAAATGAACATTTCGATTACCGACGATCTCCAAACCTGTCTCTCACAGGGTGATGTGGTAGTCGACTTCACGGCTCCTTCATCCTGTCTGGCCAACCTCGAGCATGTCGTCAAATCCACCAAGGCCATGGTCATTGGTACTACCGGATTCACAGATCAAGAATTGGCCCAACTTAAAACATTCGCGCTCAAAATCCCCTGTGTGTTTTCCCCAAACATGAGTGTAGGGATCAATGTGCTCCTCAGCACCGTCGGGAAAATCGCCAGATCTCTAGGTGAGCAGTACAACATCGAAGTAATCGAAGCCCATCATAATAAGAAAAAGGACGCCCCCAGCGGGACTGCCCTAAAACTGGCTGAGGCTCTGGCAGAAGGTATGGAATGGGATTTACAAGAAGTGGGGGTCTATGCACGACATGGTATGACCGGCGAACGGAAGACTCGTGAAATTGGCATG
This region includes:
- the lysA gene encoding diaminopimelate decarboxylase encodes the protein MHDFHYQGDGLFCEEVPIRHITEQVGTPCYIYSHRTLIRHFHAFDQAFSAIPHIVAFAMKANSNLTVLRLLAKEGCGADIVSGGELFRALTAGMAPNKIVFAGVGKSKEEIQYALKSDILMFNVESPGELQQINEVAGSMGLRAKVALRINPDIDPQTHPYISTGLKKSKFGIGADRALEEFDAAGNLPHIEVVGVHSHIGSQLTQVTPFVDALKKAIALIQTLQAKGVHIQYLNIGGGLGITYSDETPPHPKELAEAISPLLQSVSCQIIMEPGRSIVGNAGILVTKVLYNKESADKHFVIVDAAMNDLLRPSLYDAHHDIQPVLKKESSAVNTVDVVGPICESGDFLARDRKMPHSQPGDLLAVMSAGAYGFTMASNYNSRPRVPEVLVKGKDITVIRKRESYDDLIRGETISEAFSN
- the dapB gene encoding 4-hydroxy-tetrahydrodipicolinate reductase codes for the protein MIRTIITGAAGRMGMRLVALTRGTPGLQLSGAVEVKGHPAIGKDAGEVAQIGQMNISITDDLQTCLSQGDVVVDFTAPSSCLANLEHVVKSTKAMVIGTTGFTDQELAQLKTFALKIPCVFSPNMSVGINVLLSTVGKIARSLGEQYNIEVIEAHHNKKKDAPSGTALKLAEALAEGMEWDLQEVGVYARHGMTGERKTREIGMQTIRAGDIVGDHTILLGGPGERIEITHRAHTRDTFAQGALRAAEWVAQKPPGLYSMADVLGLS
- the dapA gene encoding 4-hydroxy-tetrahydrodipicolinate synthase — its product is MFSGSLVAIVTPFSKGNFDEKAMADLIESQISCGTHGIVPCGTTGESATLTPEEHERVVSFTVEVVNKRVPVIAGTGSNSTDEAITFTKHAKAVGADGALLITPYYNKPTQEGLFRHFSAIANAVNLPQILYNIPGRTSINMLPTTVSRLSEIQNIIGIKEGSGSLQQVSEIIQQSRPGFLVLSGDDPLTLPMIALGGKGVITVTANVAPTDMANMVNAALKGDYETARLLHYKLSPLFGALFLETNPIPVKAALSMMGKMSEEVRLPLTPLTAEFRPALQKALQQAGVL
- a CDS encoding B12-binding domain-containing radical SAM protein, coding for MDTSLTHGAIRPKLLLLDPYPRNNPYRMTASERRSIWFPKLSLPAIAAYTPTTWDVEIVDEAVKDIDFETPCDVVGISIMTCYAPRAYEIADEFRRRGKPVILGGVHPTYCPDEAIRHGDAIVCGEAEDLWPQVITDIEAGSLKRIYRMDRFPTLSHYKPPRIELLSPDSYMTRLCTFTTRGCHFDCEFCSVSPFNGKTTRRRPVPEVIEELKRAKEWLRSDIIERITRGSLSHALTTSLKIWVGLEEGSIVAFVDDLHNSHRAYCRDLWQALKSLNIKWGCQSTLFLGDDPEMVRLAADSGCVSVFVGMESLSDDSLDETNKGFNQVRKFENQIKMFHDHGIMVNPGLVFGFDNDDESVFETAVEFLTRNKVELAYFNVLTPLPGTALFERFKQEGRIIDQDWSKYDGKHVVYTPKRMSAEQLQEGFFWANHQFYSWPCIWKRMGHKSPRLIPRLEMNWEFRKLIYRTTPKGALSPLATVLKNLQTKLPTCETQQLVPNALHPQPSPDSYHQELCLKMKARRHDAFAALFIDLEGTLDHLNAKELLKRITQAGREAKMDIVVNFEHIKHATPKAIYTLLDGEILRAITPHTKLRYRNLKEAFQSIVSEIAHENLDLFDEDIQHA